One window from the genome of Aminivibrio pyruvatiphilus encodes:
- the fdhF gene encoding formate dehydrogenase subunit alpha, with product MDAIQAIINGKEISAEPGMTILQAAKANGIHIPTLCDHPAVSPFGACRICLVEAEKNPKLLPACTTPLTPGMVVFTNTPKVIEARKAVLELILVRHPLDCFSCPSNGKCELQDVAYELGIKESRYADPGDTNTAHVYEDANPFYVRDLNKCILCGRCVRACEEHAQYHAIDFQGRGIKTSIQPPVGSPIEDSDCVFCGQCVQVCPVGALSEKTSLGMGRPWDIEKVKTVCSYCGVGCEVEINVNRKTGKIANVTTNYSSPTALNKGRSCVKGRFAWQFVNSEDRLTTPLIREGDTFRKASWDEALSLVAEKLGSIRQEHGGDALGFFSSARCTNEENYLMQRLAREVMGTNNVDHCAHLUHSATVAGLGETLGSGAMTNDFESIKSADTILIIGSNTTENHPVIGSFIKEQKRKGKCTLIVCDPRKIEMAKYADVYIRQKSGSDVALLNGLMHVIIRENLHAAEFVEKNVNNFEKLRETVARYTPDYVSEITGVAPELIEDAARAYARGPNSAIFYTMGITQHVTGTNNVRSVANLALLCGMLGRPGTGVNPLRGQNNVQGACDMGCLPEVIPGYQKVALPATRQKAKDVWGVDIPETPGLSVVEMMEAAGKGKIKGLYIMGENSMVTEPDSEHVRHALKNLDFLVVQDIFLTETAELAHVVLPASSWGEKDGTFTNTCRAVQRVRKAVDSPGEARPDWEILLAVGKRMGAPWSDMTSPETIFEAITKITPSYAGISYGRLEGGPLSWPCPACDHPGTAVLYTTGFPRGKADFSPCEWQAPHEWPDEEYPFLATTGRVLYHYHSGSMTRRSSTGDFVREMAIEVNPADARALGCTDGDMIRVSSRRGSVAGAVKVTDRVPAGMVFLPFHFSETPANSLTSSRIDPVSKTPGFKVSAVRVEKS from the coding sequence ATGGACGCCATACAAGCGATCATCAACGGCAAAGAGATAAGTGCCGAACCCGGGATGACCATCCTGCAGGCGGCGAAGGCGAACGGTATCCATATACCCACCCTTTGCGACCATCCTGCGGTTTCCCCCTTCGGTGCATGCAGGATCTGTCTCGTCGAAGCGGAGAAGAACCCGAAGCTTCTTCCTGCCTGTACTACACCCCTTACGCCGGGCATGGTGGTTTTCACAAATACCCCGAAGGTTATCGAGGCCCGGAAAGCGGTGCTCGAGCTCATTCTTGTACGCCATCCCCTGGACTGCTTCTCCTGCCCGAGCAACGGAAAGTGCGAACTGCAGGACGTGGCCTATGAACTTGGCATCAAGGAATCCCGTTACGCCGACCCCGGCGACACGAACACCGCCCATGTCTATGAGGATGCCAACCCCTTCTACGTGAGGGACCTCAACAAGTGCATACTCTGCGGGCGGTGCGTGCGGGCCTGCGAAGAGCATGCCCAGTATCACGCCATCGACTTCCAGGGACGGGGAATCAAGACATCCATCCAGCCTCCGGTGGGATCTCCCATCGAAGATTCCGACTGCGTCTTCTGCGGCCAGTGCGTACAGGTCTGCCCGGTCGGCGCCCTCTCCGAGAAGACATCTCTCGGCATGGGACGGCCCTGGGACATCGAAAAGGTGAAGACCGTCTGCTCCTACTGCGGCGTCGGCTGTGAAGTGGAAATCAACGTCAACAGGAAGACCGGAAAAATCGCCAACGTTACAACCAACTACTCGAGCCCCACGGCCCTGAACAAGGGCAGGTCCTGCGTCAAGGGACGATTTGCCTGGCAGTTCGTCAACAGTGAGGACAGGCTTACGACACCGCTTATCCGCGAAGGGGACACTTTCAGGAAGGCGTCCTGGGACGAGGCTCTCTCCCTGGTGGCGGAGAAGCTCGGCAGCATCAGGCAGGAGCACGGAGGAGACGCTCTCGGCTTCTTCTCGTCGGCCCGCTGCACCAACGAAGAGAACTATCTCATGCAGCGCCTTGCAAGGGAGGTGATGGGCACCAATAACGTCGACCATTGTGCCCATCTGTGACACAGCGCCACAGTTGCGGGTCTCGGCGAGACCCTCGGAAGCGGCGCAATGACCAATGACTTCGAATCCATCAAGTCGGCCGACACCATTCTCATCATCGGCTCGAACACCACAGAAAACCATCCTGTCATCGGTTCCTTCATCAAGGAGCAGAAACGGAAGGGGAAATGCACCCTTATCGTGTGCGATCCCCGGAAGATCGAAATGGCGAAATACGCCGACGTGTATATCCGGCAGAAGAGCGGTTCGGATGTGGCCCTCCTCAACGGACTGATGCATGTGATCATCCGGGAGAACCTCCATGCCGCGGAATTCGTCGAAAAGAACGTGAACAATTTCGAGAAGCTCCGGGAGACCGTGGCCCGGTATACGCCGGATTACGTCTCCGAAATCACCGGCGTCGCTCCTGAACTCATCGAGGATGCTGCACGGGCATACGCCAGGGGGCCCAATTCCGCCATTTTCTACACCATGGGAATCACCCAGCACGTGACGGGAACGAACAATGTCCGGTCCGTGGCAAACCTCGCCCTTCTCTGCGGAATGCTCGGCCGTCCCGGCACGGGAGTGAACCCTCTCAGGGGTCAGAACAACGTCCAGGGAGCCTGCGACATGGGCTGTCTTCCCGAAGTTATCCCCGGATACCAGAAGGTCGCCCTTCCTGCGACAAGACAAAAGGCGAAGGATGTCTGGGGCGTCGATATCCCCGAAACTCCCGGTCTTTCCGTGGTCGAGATGATGGAGGCAGCCGGAAAAGGCAAGATCAAAGGCCTGTACATCATGGGAGAAAACTCCATGGTAACGGAACCGGACTCGGAGCATGTCCGGCATGCCCTGAAGAATCTTGATTTCCTTGTTGTCCAGGATATTTTCCTCACCGAAACCGCAGAACTGGCCCACGTGGTGCTTCCTGCCTCCAGCTGGGGGGAGAAGGACGGAACCTTCACCAACACCTGCAGGGCAGTCCAGAGGGTGCGGAAAGCTGTGGATTCTCCGGGAGAGGCCCGGCCCGACTGGGAAATTCTTCTGGCCGTGGGCAAGCGGATGGGAGCTCCGTGGAGCGATATGACGTCCCCCGAGACCATCTTCGAAGCCATCACAAAGATCACGCCCAGCTACGCCGGCATTTCCTACGGACGCCTTGAAGGCGGCCCGCTCAGCTGGCCTTGCCCCGCATGCGACCATCCCGGTACGGCGGTTCTCTATACTACCGGTTTCCCGAGAGGCAAGGCGGACTTCTCGCCCTGCGAATGGCAGGCTCCCCATGAGTGGCCCGACGAGGAATATCCGTTCCTCGCCACCACCGGCCGTGTCCTGTACCATTACCACTCCGGAAGCATGACCCGGCGGAGCTCCACCGGTGACTTTGTCCGGGAAATGGCCATTGAGGTCAATCCAGCAGATGCCCGGGCCCTCGGCTGCACCGACGGAGACATGATCAGGGTGTCTTCCCGAAGGGGATCCGTTGCCGGTGCTGTCAAGGTAACTGACAGGGTTCCGGCGGGGATGGTCTTCCTCCCCTTCCATTTCAGCGAGACGCCGGCCAACAGCCTGACCTCGTCCCGTATAGATCCGGTCTCCAAGACCCCGGGGTTCAAAGTCAGCGCCGTCAGGGTGGAAAAATCATAG